One part of the Bdellovibrio sp. KM01 genome encodes these proteins:
- a CDS encoding DUF5522 domain-containing protein gives MSESKEQQEIDRLHEQACSEGKLFYIDPKTGYQVFTELNHIKRGHCCNSGCRHCPYREKKTHNK, from the coding sequence GTGAGTGAATCAAAAGAACAACAAGAAATTGACAGACTTCATGAACAGGCTTGTTCAGAGGGAAAACTTTTTTATATCGATCCTAAAACGGGCTATCAAGTCTTCACTGAGCTGAATCACATCAAGCGCGGTCATTGCTGTAACTCCGGTTGCAGACATTGCCCTTACAGAGAGAAAAAGACACATAATAAATAG
- a CDS encoding Rrf2 family transcriptional regulator, producing MLDQRFSVSVHIMTVLSYHQGELMTSDVLASSIRTNPTVIRRLLAKLVEAGLVESFKGKAGGVRLNQQRKDITLKDIYMAVSGKPLLNTPDKEPLKQCAVSCAMKKIMCDVMTGLENNSMSYLGKVKLADLTQKV from the coding sequence ATGCTTGATCAAAGATTTTCTGTTTCAGTTCATATCATGACGGTTCTTAGCTACCACCAAGGTGAGCTAATGACCTCTGATGTATTAGCATCAAGCATTCGTACAAATCCCACGGTCATTCGTCGTTTGCTCGCAAAACTTGTTGAAGCCGGTTTGGTCGAAAGCTTTAAGGGCAAAGCGGGTGGAGTGCGTTTGAATCAACAGCGCAAAGATATCACTCTTAAAGATATCTATATGGCGGTATCAGGGAAACCTTTGCTGAACACACCAGATAAAGAACCACTTAAGCAATGTGCAGTTTCCTGCGCGATGAAAAAAATCATGTGCGATGTGATGACGGGCCTTGAGAATAATTCGATGTCATATCTTGGCAAAGTCAAACTCGCTGACCTGACTCAAAAAGTTTAA
- a CDS encoding NAD(P)H-dependent oxidoreductase: MANNQIQEALEWRYAVKKFDPAKKISDKDFSTLLESLKLAPSSYGVQPWKFLVIENPKIREELKPVSWGQTQITDASHQIVFLYKDVMDEAFVQKYLERIAEVRGASLESLQGFKDMLINNLVKAPEEKIRVWSQRQAYIAMGFLLETAALLKIDATPMEGFSASDYDRILKLEGTGWKSVATVTLGYRHSEDSFQNLKKVRFADEALIEYVK, translated from the coding sequence ATGGCAAATAATCAAATCCAAGAAGCTCTCGAGTGGCGTTATGCGGTTAAAAAGTTCGATCCGGCTAAAAAGATTTCTGATAAGGACTTCAGTACTTTGTTGGAATCTTTAAAGCTCGCCCCGTCTTCTTATGGAGTGCAACCTTGGAAATTCCTGGTAATTGAAAACCCTAAGATCCGTGAAGAGTTAAAACCTGTTTCATGGGGACAAACGCAGATCACAGATGCCAGCCATCAAATCGTCTTCCTATATAAAGACGTGATGGATGAAGCTTTTGTACAAAAATACCTGGAACGCATTGCTGAAGTTCGCGGTGCGAGCCTGGAGTCTCTGCAGGGTTTTAAAGACATGTTAATTAATAATCTGGTGAAAGCCCCGGAGGAAAAAATCAGAGTTTGGTCTCAACGCCAAGCCTATATCGCCATGGGTTTTTTACTGGAAACTGCAGCCCTTCTGAAAATTGATGCCACTCCGATGGAAGGCTTCAGTGCTTCAGACTATGACCGCATCTTGAAACTCGAGGGCACCGGATGGAAATCCGTAGCCACCGTAACATTGGGATACCGTCACTCTGAGGATTCATTTCAAAATCTTAAAAAGGTCCGCTTTGCTGACGAAGCACTGATTGAATACGTAAAGTAG